Proteins encoded together in one Thamnophis elegans isolate rThaEle1 chromosome 10, rThaEle1.pri, whole genome shotgun sequence window:
- the ARHGAP19 gene encoding rho GTPase-activating protein 19 isoform X2: MGKQSGRYEMATESSGRKSAARQTYSDAICSFVICNESSLQRHQIIFNPDFFVEKLRHEKPEAFTELVVSNITRLIDLPGAELAQLMGEEEPTLPGGPSISSGFFRSLMSLKRKEKGVVFGAPLTEEGIAQISQLIEYLHKNLRTEGLFRVPGNSTRQQNLKEALNSGTEIDLDSGEFHSNDVATLLKMFLGELPEPLLTHKHFHAHLKISDLMQFDDKGNKTNNPDKVRQIEALQLLFLILPPANRNLLKLLLDLLYQTAKKQDKNKMSAHNLALMFSPHILWPRNVTTSDLQENINKLNNGMAFMIKHSQKLFKAPVYIREYARIHYLDSRTHASKDDLDLPMVQNFKDIQLLKFKKRGLLDPSAHLEDTQHHTEEALKELFCHVHNMPDSAKKKKLIQQFQKHPEALTPQTAMSTQIQKRARTRSFSGLIKRKVLGNQVILDKKKNDTVTEPAGTKDSKHGSKENISMTPASSPAINLIRAKLKSLEHRKED; the protein is encoded by the exons TGATGCCATTTGCAGTTTTGTTATCTGCAATGAGTCTTCCCTTCAGCGGCATCAAATCATCTTTAATCCAGACTTCTTTGTGGAGAAGCTGAGACATGAGAAGCCTGAAGCATTCACAGAACTTGTGGTCAGCAACATTACCCGATTGATTGACTTGCCTGGAGCAGAGCTTGCTCAATTGATGGGTGAGGAAGAGCCCACGTTGCCTGGTGGGCCTAGCATTTCCTCAGGTTTTTTCCGTTCCTTGATGTCTCTGAAACGCAAAG AGAAAGGGGTGGTATTTGGAGCACCACTGACTGAAGAAGGCATTGCTCAAATATCTCAACTCATTGAGTATTTGCATAAGA ATTTACGGACAGAAGGCTTGTTCCGAGTGCCCGGAAACAGTACTAGGCAACAGAACCTGAAAGAAGCATTGAATAGTGGAACAGAAATTGACCTGGATTCAGGCGAATTTCATTCCAATGATGTGGCTACTTTGTTGAAGATGTTCCTAGGAGAATTACCAGAGCCTTTGCTGACTCACAAACATTTCCATGCACACCTTAAAATTTCAG ACTTGATGCAGTTTGATGACAAGGGCAACAAGACCAACAATCCAGATAAAGTGCGTCAGATTGAAGCACTGCAATTGCTCTTCTTGATCTTACCACCTGCCAATCGTAATCTGCTGAAATTGCTGTTGGATCTGCTCTATCAAACAGCCAAGAAACAGGACAAGAATAAGATGTCAGCACATAACCTTGCTCTTATGTTTTCACCTCATATTTTGTGGCCCCGAAAT GTGACTACCAgcgatctgcaagaaaacattaaCAAACTAAATAATGGAATGGCTTTCATGATCAAGCACTCACAAAAACTCTTCAAA GCTCCAGTATATATCCGGGAATATGCCAGGATACATTATTTGGACTCCAGAACTCATGCTTCAAAG GATGACCTGGATTTGCCAATGGTCCAGAATTTCAAAGACATTCAGCTTCTGAAATTCAAGAAACGAGGCCTCTTAGATCCTTCTGCCCATTTGGAAGACACACAGCACCATACAGAAGAAGCATTGAAAGAGCTTTTCTGCCATGTTCATAATATGCCAGACTCCGCCAAGAAAAAGAAGCTTATTCAGCAG TTTCAGAAGCACCCTGAAGCCCTTACTCCTCAGACAGCTATGTCCACACAGATTCAGAAACGTGCCAGAACTCGTTCCTTCAGTGGCCTAATCAAG cGTAAAGTGTTGGGAAATCAGGTGATTttagacaaaaagaaaaatgatactgTTACAGAACCTGCAGGCACTAAGGATTCAAAGCATGGCAGCAAGGAGAATATCAGCATG ACACCAGCTTCCTCTCCAGCAATTAATTTGATAAGAGCTAAGCTGAAATCTCTTGAACACAGGAAAGAG GACTAG
- the ARHGAP19 gene encoding rho GTPase-activating protein 19 isoform X1: MGKQSGRYEMATESSGRKSAARQTYSDAICSFVICNESSLQRHQIIFNPDFFVEKLRHEKPEAFTELVVSNITRLIDLPGAELAQLMGEEEPTLPGGPSISSGFFRSLMSLKRKEKGVVFGAPLTEEGIAQISQLIEYLHKNLRTEGLFRVPGNSTRQQNLKEALNSGTEIDLDSGEFHSNDVATLLKMFLGELPEPLLTHKHFHAHLKISDLMQFDDKGNKTNNPDKVRQIEALQLLFLILPPANRNLLKLLLDLLYQTAKKQDKNKMSAHNLALMFSPHILWPRNVTTSDLQENINKLNNGMAFMIKHSQKLFKAPVYIREYARIHYLDSRTHASKDDLDLPMVQNFKDIQLLKFKKRGLLDPSAHLEDTQHHTEEALKELFCHVHNMPDSAKKKKLIQQFQKHPEALTPQTAMSTQIQKRARTRSFSGLIKRKVLGNQVILDKKKNDTVTEPAGTKDSKHGSKENISMTPASSPAINLIRAKLKSLEHRKEDASKNT, encoded by the exons TGATGCCATTTGCAGTTTTGTTATCTGCAATGAGTCTTCCCTTCAGCGGCATCAAATCATCTTTAATCCAGACTTCTTTGTGGAGAAGCTGAGACATGAGAAGCCTGAAGCATTCACAGAACTTGTGGTCAGCAACATTACCCGATTGATTGACTTGCCTGGAGCAGAGCTTGCTCAATTGATGGGTGAGGAAGAGCCCACGTTGCCTGGTGGGCCTAGCATTTCCTCAGGTTTTTTCCGTTCCTTGATGTCTCTGAAACGCAAAG AGAAAGGGGTGGTATTTGGAGCACCACTGACTGAAGAAGGCATTGCTCAAATATCTCAACTCATTGAGTATTTGCATAAGA ATTTACGGACAGAAGGCTTGTTCCGAGTGCCCGGAAACAGTACTAGGCAACAGAACCTGAAAGAAGCATTGAATAGTGGAACAGAAATTGACCTGGATTCAGGCGAATTTCATTCCAATGATGTGGCTACTTTGTTGAAGATGTTCCTAGGAGAATTACCAGAGCCTTTGCTGACTCACAAACATTTCCATGCACACCTTAAAATTTCAG ACTTGATGCAGTTTGATGACAAGGGCAACAAGACCAACAATCCAGATAAAGTGCGTCAGATTGAAGCACTGCAATTGCTCTTCTTGATCTTACCACCTGCCAATCGTAATCTGCTGAAATTGCTGTTGGATCTGCTCTATCAAACAGCCAAGAAACAGGACAAGAATAAGATGTCAGCACATAACCTTGCTCTTATGTTTTCACCTCATATTTTGTGGCCCCGAAAT GTGACTACCAgcgatctgcaagaaaacattaaCAAACTAAATAATGGAATGGCTTTCATGATCAAGCACTCACAAAAACTCTTCAAA GCTCCAGTATATATCCGGGAATATGCCAGGATACATTATTTGGACTCCAGAACTCATGCTTCAAAG GATGACCTGGATTTGCCAATGGTCCAGAATTTCAAAGACATTCAGCTTCTGAAATTCAAGAAACGAGGCCTCTTAGATCCTTCTGCCCATTTGGAAGACACACAGCACCATACAGAAGAAGCATTGAAAGAGCTTTTCTGCCATGTTCATAATATGCCAGACTCCGCCAAGAAAAAGAAGCTTATTCAGCAG TTTCAGAAGCACCCTGAAGCCCTTACTCCTCAGACAGCTATGTCCACACAGATTCAGAAACGTGCCAGAACTCGTTCCTTCAGTGGCCTAATCAAG cGTAAAGTGTTGGGAAATCAGGTGATTttagacaaaaagaaaaatgatactgTTACAGAACCTGCAGGCACTAAGGATTCAAAGCATGGCAGCAAGGAGAATATCAGCATG ACACCAGCTTCCTCTCCAGCAATTAATTTGATAAGAGCTAAGCTGAAATCTCTTGAACACAGGAAAGAG GATGCCTCTAAAAATACTTGA